One stretch of Nicotiana tabacum cultivar K326 chromosome 18, ASM71507v2, whole genome shotgun sequence DNA includes these proteins:
- the LOC142172521 gene encoding uncharacterized protein LOC142172521 yields the protein MTQQLTLRLMHTETHVELILTLIYAKCDRIERIELWDTLYEMALDMIVPWLVGGDFNVIWDEEEKYGGLPVSLLEVDDFRHCINTCNLTDLGFKGSIFTWWNGRSEEDYIFKRLDRCFGNNELQQTFPGLEVTHLSKIGSDHCLMLLKCDIETPPIKKSFRFLNFWTKHETFKEVVKENWNADFSANPFCIFNYKLKKLKQALSTWSRATYGDIFQKIASLEEVVLVHERQFEVNPTQMNRQRLR from the coding sequence ATGACTCAACAGCTGACTTTGAGATTGATGCACACTGAAACACATGTTGAGCTCATCCTTACACTAATTTATGCCAAATGTGATCGCATTGAAAGAATTGAACTATGGGATACTTTGTATGAAATGGCATTAGATATGATAGTACCATGGCTAGTTGGAGGCGACTTTAATGTGATATGGGACGAGGAAGAGAAGTATGGAGGCTTGCCAGTTTCTCTCCTTGAAGTAGATGACTTTAGACACTGCATCAATACCTGCAACTTAACAGATTTGGGATTTAAAGGAAgcatatttacatggtggaatggaaGATCGGAGgaggattatatttttaaaagattggACAGATGTTTTGGCAATAATGAATTGCAACAGACCTTTCCTGGATTGGAGGTAACTCACTTGTCCAAAATTGGGTCTGATCATTGCCTGATGCTGCTGAAATGTGATATAGAAACTCCTCCAATTAAGAAGTCATTCAGATTTCTAAACTTTTGGACAAAGCATGAAACTTTCAAAGAGGTAGTGAAGGAGAATTGGAATGCTGATTTTAGTGCTAACCCTTTCTGCATTTTTAACTACAAGTTAAAGAAGCTTAAGCAAGCACTATCTACCTGGAGTAGAGCTACTTATGGGGATATATTCCAAAAGATTGCAAGCCTTGAGGAGGTGGTCTTGGTTCATGAAAGACAATTTGAAGTCAATCCTACACAGATGAACAGACAAAGATTACGATAG